ATACGCGTGAGCCCGCAACCGGAACGCGCCTGGTGACATTTCTCGCCTGGTCGAACACGGCAACCGACAGCCCCGTGGACGTCTTCTCCACCCCCAGCGTCGCATACGGCAGGCTGAGCAGCGCCAGGCCGGCCACGTCGCCATCCTTCAGTCCCGCCACGTCCACCGCCACGGTCGGCGACGAGCGGGGCCCGATGGCACGCTGTGTGAGACTATTGCGAGCTTCCCAGAACGACTTCGCCGGCAGCGCCCGCAGCCGCAGGAAGCCCGGCCGCTCGGCCAGCGACCATTTGTCGTCCACCGGCACGTGGTTCCATTGCCAGACCGGTTTCAACGAAGACCCCGAGAAATCGTCGCTGCGCTCGTATGGAACGCGGATCGGCTGCGCTTCGGCCGTCTTCGGCTTCACCCACGTGCGCGGATTGCGGCCCAGGTTGCCGGGCAGCCCGAAGTACGGCCAGCCGTCGTGCCACGTGACCGGCGACAGCGACAGCAGGCGCCCCACCGAGTTATAGTCCATCATCGAGTAACCCCACCATTCGCCGGCCGGCGTGAACACGATGCCGCCCTGGTGGATCGCGGTGGCGTTGTGCTGCTTCGGGTTGCCCGGCACGATGTCGAACGGCGCGGTTCGCGGCGCACCCTGCTTCAGCCGGTTGCCCTGGGCCAGGCCGAAGCCCTCGTCCGTGCTGATCGAATGGTTCACTTCCCATGGGCCGAACGGGTTGTCGGCGCGCGCGGCCGGCATGCGGAAGCCGCCCGCGTAGTTCGCGCTGAGGATGTAGTACTTGCCGTCGATCTTCAGGAAGTGGGCACCTTCGCCCATGCCCTGGTCCTTCGAGAACACCACCTTCTCGGTGCCCGGCACGATGTCGGTGAGGTCGTCGGTCAGCTGCGCCACCTTCATTTCCTGGTGGTCCCACACCACGTAGACCTTGCCGTCGTCGTCGAACAGCACCGACAGGTCGTGCAGGATGCGCTTCATCTCGCGGTGCTGCCACGGGCCTTTCGGGTCGGTGGCGGTATAGATCTGGGTGCCGCGGCCGTTCACGTTGGTGAAGATATGGAAGGTGCCGTCGTGGTAGCGGAAGCTGGGCGCCCAGATACCCTGGCCGTAGATCGACTTGCCGTCCTCCTGCCGATACTGCGGGCCGAAATCGAGCTTGGGCGACGCGTAGCTCAGGAATTCCCAATTCACCAGGTCCTTCGAACGCAGCACCGGCAGACCCGGCATCGCGTGCATGGTGGTGCCGGTCAGGTAGAACCAGTCCCCCACGTGGATCATGTCCGGGTCGGAGAACTCGTCGTAGAACAGCGGGTTGGTGAAGGTGCCGTTGCCGTTGTCCGGCGTCCAGGTCTTGGTCGACAGGCCCTTCGCGGGCCGTGCCTCCTGCTGGGCCACGGCAGGCATGGTGAACAGGGTGGAAGACAGGGCCAGCACGGCGGCGAGCCGCAGGGAGAAGGGCGTCAGCATGGGCGACAAATCCGGTCGATGGCGGGGCGCCCAACATAACCCCATCCACGTCCCGGTGCCAATCAATTTTTATGCCTGATCCATACGAAGATCGATATGGTCTTCAGGGGAATGCCACGCCCTCGCTGCGCCATTCGCCTGGCGCCGGCGCCATGAACCCTTCCAGCAGCGCGCCGCCATAAGGTGCCAGCGTGCGGCGCACGGCCTCGTTGAACAGCGCCTTGCCGGCCGCCGGGTCGGCGCCAAGCGCACCCATGGCCGCGACGAGGTCGGCCGCCAGGGCCGGATCGGCGGCGCGCAGCCGCCGCGCCAGGTGCTTGCCCACGCCGGTCCAGGCGCCGGCCGCGCGCAGCGCGAACCCGGCCAGCGCGTCGTACAGCTTGACGGCGGTGGCCAGCAGTTCGTCCGGTGCGGTGGCGTCGAGCAGGTCTTCGAGCAGCGTGGTGATCTCGTAGCGGCGGCTGGCCAGCATGGCCGGCGTCAGCGCCGGCGGACCGAGGTCCAGCAGCGCTTGCGCATGGCTGCGCAGCCACGCTGCCGCACCGCGGGCGGACGGCACATCGTCCAGCACGTTGACGCCGTCGACCGCCATGTTCGCCAGTGGAAGGCAGCCGTTGGGCCGGTCGATTTCGCGGCAAAAATAATCGAACGTGGCCGGATCGTGGCCGAACAGCTCGACCGTTTGCGGGCCCACTTTCAGCGTGTCGCGCCACGCCTGGTCGACACGATCAAACACCAGCAGCAGGTCGATGTCGGAGGTTGGCGTGGCCTCGCCGCGCGCGATCGAGCCGCCGATGATGGCCACCCTGGCGTCCGGCCAGCGGGGCAGCAGTTCGTGTCTGACGAGGGCCTGCGCGGCATCGATGTGCATGGGTGCTTTCAGTGGGCGGGGGATGCCAGTGTAGCCGGTCGCCGCATCAGCCAGGCCACCACGATCCCCAGCACGGCGATCCCGGAGGCAAGATAGCCCAGCGACCCCAGGCCCACGTGCTCGATGCCAAGGCCGCCGAAGATGGCGCCCAGCCCGGTGCCGGCGTTGGCGGCGGAAATGTTCATCGATGCCGCCAGCGCCTGCGCCTTCGAGCCGGCCTTCATCACGCGCACCTGGCAGATCGGGAACAGCGCCGTGTAGGCGAGGCCCCACGCGGCCACCGCCAGCGCGAGCCAGCCGTGCCGCGCCGGCAGCAGCAGCGCCGCCACCATGCCGGCGACCAGCAGCGCCAGGAAGCCGATCGTGGCGCCGAGCGGGTTCGCGTCCACGACCCGGCCGCCGATCCAGTTCCCGAGCATGCCCACCAGCCCGAAGCCCATCAGCCACCAGCCCACGTGCGCCGACGGGATGCCGGCGACGCGGCCGAGGAAGTCCGCCAGGTAGGTGTAGGCGGTGAACATCGCCGTGAACACCAGCACGGAAAGGCCCACGTGCGCCAGGAAGCGCGGGTCGCGCAGCATCGCGGACTGCTGTTCGCCGTGGGTCGCCGCGGGCCGCGGCAATGCCGGCATGCACAGCTGCATCAGCACCGCCATCAGCAGCGACAATGCGGACAGGATCCAGAACGTGTTGCGCCAGCCGAAGGCATCGGATGCGAGCGTGCCGAGCGGAATGCCGAACACCAGCGCGGCAGAAATGCCGAGATACACGGTGGCGACGGCGCGGCCCGCATTGCCGGGACCGGCCAGCTGGCCGGCCGTTTCGCTGGCCGTGCCCCAGAACACCGGCAGCATCAGCGCGGGGATGAAGCGCGCGAGCGCGAGCACCCAGATGTTGGGCGCCAGTGCCGCCAGCGCATTGGCGGCGCAGAAGACCAGCAGGATCGCCACGAACAGGCCCTTGCGGCCCACATGGGAGAGCCGTGCGGTCAGCAGCGGGCCGAACAGCATGACGGTAAACGCGAACAGCGTCACCAGCTGGCCGGCCATCGAAATGGAGATCCGCAGGTCGCGCGCCAGCGCGGGCAGCAGGCCGAGGATCAGGTATTCGGTCGTCACGATCGCGAACGCGGCGACCGCCATGATGGCGATCTGCAGGCGGCCGCGGCCAGGCGTGCTCTGGGTGGCATGGGTGGTGGAGAGAGTCGATGTATTCATGAGTGAGCGGGCAAAAGCAGCACATATAAGCAGGCCAGACAGTGTATTGAAGAACAGGAATCTCATTGCTGGTAAGATTTACCACGATCCATGAACTGAAATCATCAATCCATGTTCTCTTCCGAACGCCTGAAGGGCATCGACGTCTTCGTCAGCGTGGTCGAGCGGGGCAGTTTCGTCGCCGCGGCCGAGCGCCTGCATCTCACCAGCTCTGCAGTAAGCAAGAGCATCGCGCGGCTCGAGGCGCGGCTCGGTACCCGCCTGTTCGAGCGCACCACGCGGCGCCTGGCGCTGACCGATGCGGGCACGCTGTTCCACCAGACCTGCCTGCGCGTGCTGGCCGACCTGGAAGAGGTCGAAACGTCGATCGGTGCCGAGGTCGAGCAGCCGGTGGGCCGCGTGCGGATCGACCTGCCGGCATCGTATGGCCGCATGCATGCGCTGCCCGTCATCCTCCAGTTCGTCAAATCGCACGGGCTGCTGGTGCCGCATATCTCGCTGTCCGATCATTTCATCGACCTGGTGGAAGAGCGGGTCGATATCGTCGTGCGCATCGGTGGCACCGATGTCTGGCCGGGCGCGCTCGGCCATCACTACCTGGGCACGCAGCGCCTGATCTTCTGCGCGTCGCCGGAATACCTGGCGCGCCGCGGGGTGCCCGAGACCGATGCCGATCTCGATCAGCACGACCGGGTGGTGTATGCCCGCGGCGACGGCACGGTGAACTCGTGGCTGTTCGCCGGCATCGAACATGGCACGCTGGAGCAGCGCTTCATGCCGGCGCGGATCGCGGTGGGCGACGGCGAAGGGCAGGTGGCCGCGGTGCTGGCCGGCTACGGCATCACCCAGCTGCCGACCTGGCTGGTGCAGCAGGAGCTCGAACACGGCACGCTGGTGGAGGTGCTGCCGCACCTTGCAACCGATGGCTTGTCGATGAACCTGGTGTGGTTGAAGAGCCGCCAGCACCTGCCCAAGGTCAGGCTGCTGCTCGATGTGCTGGCGAGGTCGCTGACGCCATCGGGCCATGTGCCGCCTGCACTTTGAGGCAGGCGATGGCGGTGCGCGCACGATTGAACGCACCCCCCCGGCGCATTTTTTTTTGCGTGCGATGTCATCCATGTCGCGTGCCGGCGACGACGCGTTTGCATGTCGCATGCATGCCGGCTCAAGCATGCGCAGGTAGATGATCGCTTCGCATGGCGCCTTTAGGTAAAGGCGGTATGCGAAGAAGGGTGGCGCGGCGAATGTGGCGATAAGGTGGCGCGCGGATGCCCGCGTGGCGCCGGAGGCCTGTAGTTATGTGCGCTATCTCGCGCAGCCCGGTAAAAAAAGAATGCGAAAAGCATTCGTGCCGGTTGCGCATCATTAAGGTTTTCGTGTACTTTACGAGCTTGAAAACACGGGGATTTGCAAGCACTCTTTTTCGAGTGTGTGGTTCCCGCAAAAAGCCAAGAACAACAGGACAAAAGTTCGCACAGATATGCACTACAACCACACGGTTACTGGTCGGCCGCCTCGCCTGAACATAGTCAGGTCGGGCGGTTTTTTCTTTACGCGCCAGGACACGATGTGAGCAGATGCTGGGCTCGGAGCTGAATGCACGCCCGGTCCTGGAGACACGAATAACAATTTCAAGAACGGCGCCGCGAGCCAGTGCACGATGCAC
Above is a window of Pseudoduganella dura DNA encoding:
- a CDS encoding nucleotidyltransferase domain-containing protein codes for the protein MHIDAAQALVRHELLPRWPDARVAIIGGSIARGEATPTSDIDLLLVFDRVDQAWRDTLKVGPQTVELFGHDPATFDYFCREIDRPNGCLPLANMAVDGVNVLDDVPSARGAAAWLRSHAQALLDLGPPALTPAMLASRRYEITTLLEDLLDATAPDELLATAVKLYDALAGFALRAAGAWTGVGKHLARRLRAADPALAADLVAAMGALGADPAAGKALFNEAVRRTLAPYGGALLEGFMAPAPGEWRSEGVAFP
- a CDS encoding LysR family transcriptional regulator codes for the protein MFSSERLKGIDVFVSVVERGSFVAAAERLHLTSSAVSKSIARLEARLGTRLFERTTRRLALTDAGTLFHQTCLRVLADLEEVETSIGAEVEQPVGRVRIDLPASYGRMHALPVILQFVKSHGLLVPHISLSDHFIDLVEERVDIVVRIGGTDVWPGALGHHYLGTQRLIFCASPEYLARRGVPETDADLDQHDRVVYARGDGTVNSWLFAGIEHGTLEQRFMPARIAVGDGEGQVAAVLAGYGITQLPTWLVQQELEHGTLVEVLPHLATDGLSMNLVWLKSRQHLPKVRLLLDVLARSLTPSGHVPPAL
- a CDS encoding MFS transporter, whose amino-acid sequence is MNTSTLSTTHATQSTPGRGRLQIAIMAVAAFAIVTTEYLILGLLPALARDLRISISMAGQLVTLFAFTVMLFGPLLTARLSHVGRKGLFVAILLVFCAANALAALAPNIWVLALARFIPALMLPVFWGTASETAGQLAGPGNAGRAVATVYLGISAALVFGIPLGTLASDAFGWRNTFWILSALSLLMAVLMQLCMPALPRPAATHGEQQSAMLRDPRFLAHVGLSVLVFTAMFTAYTYLADFLGRVAGIPSAHVGWWLMGFGLVGMLGNWIGGRVVDANPLGATIGFLALLVAGMVAALLLPARHGWLALAVAAWGLAYTALFPICQVRVMKAGSKAQALAASMNISAANAGTGLGAIFGGLGIEHVGLGSLGYLASGIAVLGIVVAWLMRRPATLASPAH
- a CDS encoding glycoside hydrolase family 43 protein; its protein translation is MLTPFSLRLAAVLALSSTLFTMPAVAQQEARPAKGLSTKTWTPDNGNGTFTNPLFYDEFSDPDMIHVGDWFYLTGTTMHAMPGLPVLRSKDLVNWEFLSYASPKLDFGPQYRQEDGKSIYGQGIWAPSFRYHDGTFHIFTNVNGRGTQIYTATDPKGPWQHREMKRILHDLSVLFDDDGKVYVVWDHQEMKVAQLTDDLTDIVPGTEKVVFSKDQGMGEGAHFLKIDGKYYILSANYAGGFRMPAARADNPFGPWEVNHSISTDEGFGLAQGNRLKQGAPRTAPFDIVPGNPKQHNATAIHQGGIVFTPAGEWWGYSMMDYNSVGRLLSLSPVTWHDGWPYFGLPGNLGRNPRTWVKPKTAEAQPIRVPYERSDDFSGSSLKPVWQWNHVPVDDKWSLAERPGFLRLRALPAKSFWEARNSLTQRAIGPRSSPTVAVDVAGLKDGDVAGLALLSLPYATLGVEKTSTGLSVAVFDQARNVTRRVPVAGSRVWLRADADFLTEKARFSYSVDGKRFVPLGDEFTMVFQLVTFQGVRYALFNYNTLGSEGGVADFDSVDIYQPNPHGLMRAIPVGKAVRLTAFGAKAGLHGAAGKVAVGTPSPFGVQDMGLGRVALRAGKQYLTVAADGAVSLAGGTPGQAQSFQWIETPTGELVLMAIANNRFLRVDPSSQTVVADSPGPLTESGDGTRWMWK